One genomic segment of Virgibacillus doumboii includes these proteins:
- a CDS encoding class I SAM-dependent methyltransferase translates to MEKTNVEILFEQIDKATELIQNQVNETYLDSLAMTLEMFFDQNVSDKMDEAAAHKLQDIIRHTDLSLYQLDEIRKAIQLAILKGMKGSTQQQHLMTPETVALFIGYLAEKLTSSKEDLRVFDPASGTGNLLTAVLGQLKQTQQAFAGEVDPTLIQLAVLSANLQKKEIEFFHQDSLRPFLMDPVDLIVADLPVGYYPDDIRANEFELKADEGHSYSHHLFIEQSINYTKDGGYLIFVIPDFLFDSDQSDKLHAYLQEYAHIVGVLRLPESAFKSEKSVKSILILQKNGQGTSAPKQPLLVKLPSFKNTTAMNDILSQMNSWFATYLNK, encoded by the coding sequence ATGGAAAAGACTAATGTAGAAATTTTATTTGAACAAATAGACAAAGCAACTGAATTAATTCAAAATCAGGTAAATGAGACATATTTGGATAGCCTGGCGATGACACTGGAAATGTTTTTTGATCAAAATGTTTCTGACAAGATGGATGAAGCTGCTGCACATAAACTGCAGGATATCATACGACATACAGACCTATCTTTATACCAACTTGATGAGATTCGCAAGGCAATACAGTTGGCAATTCTAAAAGGAATGAAGGGTTCAACGCAACAGCAGCATTTGATGACACCTGAAACTGTTGCGTTATTTATCGGATATTTGGCTGAAAAGCTTACGAGCAGCAAAGAAGATTTACGTGTGTTTGACCCTGCAAGTGGAACGGGAAACCTGTTAACAGCAGTATTAGGTCAGCTTAAACAGACACAGCAGGCTTTTGCAGGTGAAGTCGATCCAACATTAATACAATTAGCCGTACTGAGTGCAAATTTGCAGAAAAAAGAAATAGAATTTTTTCACCAGGATAGTTTACGTCCGTTCCTAATGGATCCGGTTGACCTGATCGTGGCTGATTTGCCTGTCGGTTACTATCCGGACGACATCCGTGCAAATGAATTTGAATTAAAAGCTGATGAAGGTCACTCCTATTCACATCATTTATTCATTGAGCAGAGTATAAATTATACAAAAGACGGAGGATATTTGATTTTTGTCATTCCGGATTTCTTATTTGACAGTGATCAGTCTGATAAGCTACATGCGTACCTTCAAGAATATGCGCATATTGTTGGTGTCCTGCGATTACCGGAATCGGCATTTAAGTCAGAGAAAAGTGTGAAAAGTATTCTTATATTGCAAAAGAATGGGCAAGGTACATCTGCTCCAAAGCAGCCTTTGCTGGTAAAGCTTCCATCATTTAAAAATACAACAGCAATGAATGATATTCTTTCTCAAATGAACAGCTGGTTTGCAACGTACTTGAATAAATAG
- a CDS encoding acetate kinase, translating to MSKILAINAGSSSLKFQLIQMPEENVLAKGLIERIGLSDSVFTMEIDDSKDKITVDIPDHEDAVKHLLDKLESSGVIQSMDEIDAVGHRVVHGGEQFSDSVPITDDVIQTIDEVSELAPLHNPANLTGIRAFQEILPDVPMAAVFDTAFHQTMPEKSYLYSLPYEYYEKYGIRKYGFHGTSHKYVSQRAAELLGIPVEQLRLISCHLGNGASIAAIDKGRSMDTSMGFTPLAGVTMGTRSGNIDPALIPFIMEKTGKTADEVINILNKKSGMLALSGFSSDLRDIEQQAGENERAELALEVFAARIHKYLGSYAARMSGVDAIIFTAGVGENSDIVREKVLTGLEFMGVYWNPALNKVRGKEAFINYPHSPVKVIVIPTNEEVMIARDTVRLIELE from the coding sequence ATGAGCAAGATTTTAGCTATAAATGCCGGCAGTTCGTCATTAAAATTTCAATTAATTCAAATGCCTGAAGAAAACGTGTTGGCAAAAGGACTTATTGAGCGGATAGGTTTATCTGATTCTGTATTTACCATGGAAATTGACGATAGTAAAGATAAAATAACGGTTGATATACCTGATCATGAAGATGCTGTAAAACATTTATTGGATAAACTCGAAAGCTCGGGTGTTATCCAATCGATGGATGAAATTGATGCGGTAGGTCATCGGGTTGTCCATGGCGGGGAACAGTTCAGCGACTCTGTTCCAATCACGGATGATGTGATTCAAACAATTGATGAAGTTTCGGAGTTGGCTCCCCTGCATAATCCAGCTAATTTAACAGGAATTCGTGCATTCCAGGAAATTTTACCGGATGTGCCAATGGCTGCTGTGTTTGATACGGCATTCCATCAAACGATGCCTGAAAAATCCTACTTATACAGCTTGCCATACGAGTACTATGAAAAGTATGGCATTCGTAAGTATGGTTTCCATGGTACATCACATAAATATGTATCACAGCGTGCAGCTGAATTATTAGGTATCCCAGTTGAGCAGCTTCGCTTAATATCCTGCCATCTGGGTAACGGAGCAAGTATAGCTGCCATCGACAAAGGCAGGTCAATGGATACGTCCATGGGATTTACGCCTCTCGCAGGTGTAACAATGGGTACGAGGTCGGGGAACATTGACCCTGCGCTTATCCCATTTATTATGGAAAAAACAGGTAAAACAGCTGATGAAGTAATAAATATATTAAATAAAAAAAGCGGAATGCTGGCTTTGTCCGGCTTTTCGAGTGACTTGCGTGATATTGAACAACAGGCTGGAGAAAATGAACGTGCAGAACTTGCCCTGGAAGTATTTGCTGCGCGCATCCATAAATATCTTGGCTCTTATGCGGCGAGAATGTCGGGCGTGGATGCAATCATATTTACGGCAGGTGTAGGGGAAAACAGTGACATCGTCCGTGAAAAAGTACTGACAGGATTAGAGTTTATGGGTGTGTATTGGAATCCGGCACTAAATAAAGTTCGCGGAAAAGAAGCTTTTATAAATTACCCTCATTCACCTGTTAAAGTTATTGTAATTCCAACGAACGAGGAAGTTATGATAGCCCGTGATACTGTTCGTCTTATTGAATTAGAATAG
- a CDS encoding MogA/MoaB family molybdenum cofactor biosynthesis protein yields the protein MSVHEHKQKKQSVNCVVITISDSRTNETDKSGNLMVSLLENAGHRVERKEIIPDESSAIKNMLDSCCENPDVDVVLTNGGTGIAYRDVTIETIQSMLDKELTGFGEIFRMLSYQEDIGSAAILSRAIAGVSNHTVIFATPGSSGAVKLAMNKLILPEVAHVVTEVKKDLK from the coding sequence TTGTCGGTACATGAACATAAGCAAAAAAAGCAATCTGTAAATTGTGTGGTTATCACAATCAGTGATTCGCGAACAAACGAAACTGATAAAAGCGGTAATCTGATGGTATCGCTTTTGGAGAACGCTGGTCATCGTGTGGAAAGAAAGGAAATAATCCCGGACGAAAGCAGCGCGATTAAAAATATGCTTGATTCCTGCTGTGAAAATCCTGATGTCGATGTTGTTTTGACAAATGGCGGGACTGGGATAGCCTATCGTGATGTGACGATTGAGACAATACAATCTATGCTGGATAAAGAGCTGACCGGTTTTGGGGAGATTTTTCGCATGTTAAGCTACCAGGAGGATATTGGCTCAGCAGCAATTTTGTCGAGAGCAATTGCAGGGGTAAGCAATCATACCGTTATTTTTGCAACACCTGGTTCGTCAGGTGCTGTAAAGCTTGCCATGAACAAGCTTATCCTGCCCGAAGTTGCACACGTTGTCACTGAGGTAAAAAAAGATCTAAAATAA
- a CDS encoding universal stress protein → MIDFEYKNIVVAVDGSEASEKAFKKSLDIVKRNDARMILAHVVDSRTFATAEAYDRTLAERAEDYAKELLNSYVENAKIAGISDMVRCVEYGSPKVKIAKDVAANFDADLIICGATGMSAVERFLIGSVSESITRYANCDVLVVR, encoded by the coding sequence ATGATTGATTTCGAATATAAAAATATTGTTGTAGCAGTGGATGGTTCTGAGGCATCTGAGAAAGCATTCAAAAAGTCGCTTGATATTGTTAAACGGAATGATGCACGCATGATTCTGGCACATGTTGTAGATTCACGAACTTTTGCAACGGCTGAAGCATATGACAGAACATTGGCAGAACGTGCAGAAGATTACGCAAAAGAACTGCTTAACAGTTATGTGGAAAATGCAAAAATAGCAGGAATTAGTGATATGGTCAGATGTGTTGAATATGGTTCCCCTAAAGTAAAAATTGCAAAAGATGTTGCTGCTAATTTTGATGCAGATTTGATCATTTGCGGGGCAACAGGAATGAGTGCTGTTGAACGCTTCCTGATTGGAAGTGTATCGGAAAGCATCACCAGGTACGCAAACTGCGATGTACTTGTTGTACGTTAA
- a CDS encoding SDR family oxidoreductase — MVGHALITAGTSGLGRKVIEKFLKAGHSVTTTYHSNYEKAQKVEEELEEYSDLLHIVQADVTNKIDLTNLVDKAVKQHGGIDYLINNAGPFIFKRKKLLDYTEDEWHEMIQGNLDAVFYLLKLTVPYMRKKRFGRIVNYGFQGANSASGWVYRSAFAAAKSGLVSLTKTVAFEEAEFQITSNMVCPGNIVGEMKESSIEQSRKVHHDTTPIGRPGTGEDIARTIIYLCNEDSDMITGSIFEITGGLDVIHRYR; from the coding sequence CTGGTGGGACATGCATTAATAACAGCAGGGACATCAGGACTGGGACGCAAAGTTATAGAAAAATTTCTGAAAGCTGGTCATTCAGTTACTACAACATATCACAGCAATTATGAAAAAGCACAGAAGGTAGAAGAAGAGCTGGAAGAATACAGCGATTTATTACATATTGTTCAGGCTGATGTAACAAACAAAATAGACCTTACTAACCTGGTTGATAAAGCGGTAAAGCAGCATGGAGGGATTGATTATCTCATAAATAATGCCGGACCGTTTATTTTTAAACGCAAGAAACTGCTTGATTACACCGAAGATGAATGGCATGAAATGATTCAGGGAAATCTTGATGCCGTTTTTTACTTGTTGAAGCTGACCGTACCATATATGCGAAAAAAGCGTTTTGGCCGGATTGTCAACTATGGCTTTCAGGGGGCAAACAGTGCATCCGGCTGGGTATACCGATCAGCTTTTGCGGCAGCCAAAAGTGGTTTGGTCTCGTTAACAAAGACAGTTGCTTTTGAGGAGGCTGAATTTCAAATCACTTCCAACATGGTTTGTCCCGGTAACATTGTCGGTGAAATGAAAGAGTCCAGTATTGAACAAAGCAGAAAGGTACATCATGACACGACGCCAATTGGCAGACCGGGAACAGGTGAGGATATTGCCCGTACGATTATATATTTATGTAATGAGGACTCAGATATGATTACCGGATCGATATTTGAAATTACAGGCGGGCTTGATGTTATTCACCGCTACCGGTAA
- the ald gene encoding alanine dehydrogenase gives MKIGVPKEIKNSENRVAMTPAGVMTLKKAGHEVYVETEAGLGSSFTDDQYADAGAVIVSTAKEAWSQDMVMKVKEPLPEEYDYFYEGLILFTYLHLANEPELTKALIDKKVIGIAYETVQLENKSLPLLTPMSEVAGRMASQIGAQFLEKSKGGKGVLLSGVPGVKRGKVTVIGGGVVGTNAAKIAVGLGANVTVLDLNPGRLRELDDIFGASINTVMSNPLNISDEIADSDLVIGAVLIPGAKAPKLVSEDMVQAMPEGSVIVDVAIDQGGIFETSDRITTHDNPTFTKHGVVHYSVPNIPGAVPRTATIGLTNVTVPYALQLANKGYQKACLDNEALLKGINTLDGYVTFEAVAESHDLHYDDVHSLLNK, from the coding sequence GTGAAAATTGGTGTACCTAAGGAAATTAAGAACAGTGAAAACCGGGTAGCAATGACACCGGCGGGGGTAATGACATTAAAAAAGGCTGGTCATGAAGTTTATGTGGAAACGGAAGCGGGACTTGGCTCCAGCTTTACCGATGACCAATATGCCGATGCAGGGGCAGTTATTGTTTCAACTGCGAAAGAAGCATGGAGTCAGGATATGGTTATGAAGGTAAAAGAACCATTACCGGAAGAATATGATTATTTTTATGAAGGCCTTATTTTATTTACGTATTTACACCTGGCGAATGAACCGGAACTTACAAAGGCATTAATTGACAAAAAAGTTATAGGAATTGCCTACGAAACGGTCCAATTGGAAAATAAATCACTGCCGCTCTTAACACCGATGAGTGAAGTTGCAGGTCGTATGGCATCACAAATTGGTGCTCAATTTTTAGAGAAATCAAAGGGCGGTAAAGGAGTTCTCCTGTCGGGCGTTCCTGGGGTTAAACGTGGAAAAGTTACCGTAATCGGCGGTGGTGTTGTTGGTACAAACGCAGCAAAAATCGCAGTTGGTCTTGGTGCGAATGTTACGGTTCTCGATCTGAATCCGGGACGACTGCGTGAACTGGACGATATTTTTGGTGCATCAATTAATACGGTAATGTCAAACCCATTGAATATCAGTGATGAAATTGCCGATTCTGATCTGGTAATCGGGGCAGTATTAATTCCTGGTGCAAAAGCTCCTAAATTGGTGTCGGAGGATATGGTGCAGGCGATGCCTGAAGGATCTGTTATTGTTGATGTTGCAATTGATCAGGGTGGTATTTTTGAAACAAGTGACCGGATTACAACACATGACAATCCAACATTTACAAAGCATGGAGTTGTGCACTATTCCGTACCAAACATTCCAGGAGCAGTACCGCGTACGGCTACTATCGGTTTAACAAATGTAACCGTACCATATGCCCTTCAATTAGCAAATAAAGGCTATCAAAAGGCTTGCCTGGATAATGAAGCGTTGTTAAAAGGAATTAACACACTGGATGGCTATGTCACATTTGAAGCAGTTGCTGAATCACATGATCTGCATTATGATGATGTGCACAGCCTTCTGAATAAGTAG
- a CDS encoding M24 family metallopeptidase, with amino-acid sequence MTDRLEALLEKIKMNDQDSIFVTSTANFYYLSNYYTDPHERLIAVYVSKYHDPLLIVPSMEKEDAKAAGWSFEIIGYQDHESPWELFSEYLIRNDAVPKSISIEHDHLTLERYNQLKTILPDAAISNAKEVLANLRVIKSKKEYTLLKQAAALADFGVETGVKAIKEGATELGIIAKIEYELKKQGIQQMSFSTMTLSGNQTASPHGTPSMKKVEKGDLVLFDLGVVFEGYCSDITRTVAYHSIGQEQETIYNTVFEAQKNSIAASKIGTAVGEVDLTARNHIEKAGYGQYFTHRIGHGLGIETHEYPSMHSSNQLPLQEGMCYTIEPGIYVPNTGGVRIEDMIFMTNKGPEILTKYPKELQIVD; translated from the coding sequence TTGACAGACAGACTTGAAGCTCTTTTGGAAAAAATAAAAATGAATGATCAGGACAGTATTTTCGTCACATCGACAGCCAACTTTTACTATTTGAGTAATTATTACACGGATCCACATGAACGACTTATTGCTGTATATGTCAGTAAATATCATGATCCATTATTAATAGTACCCTCAATGGAAAAAGAAGATGCAAAAGCTGCGGGCTGGAGCTTTGAAATAATTGGCTATCAGGATCATGAAAGCCCGTGGGAACTCTTCTCGGAATACTTAATACGTAATGATGCTGTTCCAAAATCAATCAGTATTGAACATGATCACCTTACACTGGAGCGTTATAATCAGCTGAAAACCATTCTTCCAGATGCTGCTATTTCCAATGCAAAAGAAGTGCTGGCAAATTTACGGGTTATTAAAAGTAAAAAAGAATATACACTTCTTAAGCAGGCTGCTGCACTGGCTGATTTTGGTGTGGAAACCGGAGTAAAAGCAATAAAAGAAGGTGCTACAGAACTTGGCATAATTGCCAAAATCGAGTATGAATTGAAGAAACAGGGGATTCAGCAAATGTCATTTTCAACGATGACATTGTCCGGAAACCAGACCGCATCACCACATGGAACACCATCCATGAAAAAAGTCGAAAAAGGTGATCTCGTCCTATTTGATCTCGGTGTAGTTTTTGAGGGCTACTGTTCAGATATAACACGAACCGTTGCATATCATTCGATTGGCCAGGAACAGGAAACGATTTACAATACAGTATTTGAGGCGCAAAAAAACTCTATTGCAGCTTCCAAAATTGGTACGGCTGTTGGCGAAGTGGACCTAACAGCACGGAATCATATTGAAAAAGCCGGGTACGGTCAATATTTTACACACCGAATCGGCCATGGGTTAGGAATAGAAACTCACGAATATCCATCTATGCATAGCAGTAATCAGTTACCGCTTCAGGAAGGAATGTGCTATACAATCGAACCGGGGATTTATGTGCCAAATACTGGCGGTGTACGGATTGAAGATATGATTTTTATGACGAATAAAGGACCGGAAATTTTAACAAAGTATCCAAAAGAACTTCAGATCGTTGATTAA
- a CDS encoding PspA/IM30 family protein — MFKFFKRVSTVVSSELNAMLEKAEDPVKMLDQFIRDMEDDIQEVEAAVAKQIANEKMMKRKADDAQAMVEKRQKQAEQAIEANNEDLAKRSLEDKAEHEKQASVLVESWERANKDSETLRTKLDEMKKEYQQMKLKKDSLKARAESAKTRTKMNRTMSSIGSDESKRGFERMEEKVMEYEAEAETSEDISHESRTLDDEFEKLNNNSVDDELAELKKKMGKE, encoded by the coding sequence ATGTTTAAATTTTTTAAACGCGTATCAACTGTAGTCAGCTCGGAATTAAACGCAATGCTTGAAAAGGCTGAAGATCCTGTGAAAATGCTTGATCAGTTTATCCGGGATATGGAAGATGATATTCAGGAAGTCGAAGCAGCTGTAGCAAAGCAAATCGCAAATGAAAAGATGATGAAACGGAAGGCTGATGATGCCCAGGCAATGGTAGAAAAACGCCAGAAGCAGGCTGAACAGGCAATAGAAGCAAACAATGAAGATTTGGCAAAACGTTCACTGGAGGACAAAGCGGAACACGAAAAGCAGGCTTCAGTACTGGTGGAATCATGGGAGCGTGCAAATAAGGATTCGGAAACATTACGTACTAAATTGGATGAAATGAAAAAAGAATACCAACAGATGAAATTGAAGAAAGACTCACTAAAAGCACGTGCAGAATCTGCGAAGACAAGAACAAAAATGAACCGGACCATGTCATCCATTGGAAGCGATGAATCCAAACGGGGATTTGAACGGATGGAAGAAAAGGTTATGGAATATGAGGCGGAAGCGGAAACAAGTGAAGATATTTCACACGAAAGCCGTACATTGGACGATGAATTTGAAAAACTGAATAACAACAGTGTGGATGATGAACTTGCAGAACTTAAGAAAAAAATGGGAAAAGAATAG
- a CDS encoding metal-dependent hydrolase, producing MKVSYHGHSVVKVETDSHIILIDPFISGNEACDLDAGSVKADVILLTHGHNDHVGDTEAIAKRNDALVVAPNELADYLAGKGLNTHNMHIGGAHEFDFGKVKYTQAFHGSSFTEDDGTIIYTGMPGGILLTIGGKTIYHAGDTGLFSDLKLIGDMNDIDVAFVPIGDNFTMGPEDALVATDWINAKTVVPIHYNTFPVIEQDADEFVRNVKTGKGLAMKIGDSVEL from the coding sequence ATGAAAGTATCTTATCATGGACATTCTGTAGTTAAGGTTGAAACAGACAGTCATATTATTTTGATTGATCCGTTTATTTCAGGTAATGAAGCGTGTGATTTGGATGCTGGATCTGTTAAAGCGGATGTCATTCTTTTAACGCATGGACATAACGATCATGTTGGGGATACCGAAGCAATTGCCAAACGTAACGACGCGCTGGTGGTTGCCCCGAACGAACTTGCTGATTACCTCGCCGGTAAAGGCTTAAATACGCACAATATGCATATCGGCGGTGCACATGAATTTGATTTCGGTAAAGTGAAATATACGCAGGCGTTTCATGGTTCATCCTTTACAGAAGACGACGGGACAATCATTTATACCGGAATGCCCGGCGGAATCCTGCTGACAATTGGTGGGAAGACGATATACCATGCCGGTGATACCGGATTGTTCAGTGACTTGAAGCTTATTGGTGATATGAATGATATTGATGTTGCATTTGTTCCAATCGGTGATAATTTTACAATGGGACCTGAGGATGCACTGGTTGCCACCGATTGGATTAACGCTAAAACAGTTGTTCCGATTCATTACAATACATTTCCAGTGATTGAGCAGGATGCGGATGAATTTGTCCGGAATGTGAAAACCGGTAAAGGACTGGCGATGAAGATAGGGGACTCAGTAGAGCTATAA
- a CDS encoding prepilin-type N-terminal cleavage/methylation domain-containing protein: protein MLFRQIKNEKGITLVELLAALGLLGVLIVLSSTLIIQLMGNEEQTGSNISLSQNTNILINELRNQYMNQSNDINEFDVCFQDIDGITIEQVIINNDNKESKETLNVTDGCIKDMKKQEVLPIKITTTNDLGQDLTLETALRSNNKYVVEVKNENEEYEFTEDGKFAECTYNKNTRFKNPNNNQKVMFKHNKCENNTFVVNGSAWIDGNIEVKNKVRLKVTKNLYISEDVSIVGKGGNADAGSMCVGGEMYFPDGKSERDYDIDFECNKT, encoded by the coding sequence ATGTTATTTCGACAAATTAAAAATGAAAAAGGAATAACTTTAGTGGAATTGCTTGCAGCGCTTGGTTTGTTGGGGGTTTTAATCGTACTGTCATCGACACTAATTATTCAGTTGATGGGCAACGAAGAGCAAACCGGCAGTAACATTTCTTTGAGCCAGAATACCAACATTTTGATCAATGAATTACGCAATCAATATATGAATCAGAGTAATGATATTAACGAATTTGACGTTTGTTTTCAGGATATTGATGGTATAACAATCGAGCAAGTTATCATTAATAATGACAATAAAGAAAGTAAAGAGACACTAAATGTTACGGATGGCTGTATAAAAGATATGAAGAAACAAGAAGTGCTGCCGATAAAAATAACAACAACAAATGATCTAGGACAAGACTTAACGCTGGAAACAGCATTGAGAAGTAATAACAAGTATGTGGTAGAAGTTAAGAATGAAAATGAAGAATATGAATTCACCGAAGACGGAAAATTCGCTGAATGTACATATAATAAGAACACCCGCTTTAAAAATCCGAATAATAATCAAAAAGTAATGTTCAAACATAATAAATGCGAAAATAACACGTTTGTAGTTAATGGCAGTGCGTGGATAGACGGAAATATTGAAGTGAAAAATAAAGTGCGATTAAAAGTCACAAAGAACCTTTATATTAGTGAAGACGTCAGTATAGTGGGAAAGGGTGGAAATGCTGATGCCGGGAGCATGTGTGTTGGTGGAGAAATGTATTTTCCAGATGGTAAATCGGAGAGAGATTACGATATAGATTTTGAATGTAATAAGACTTAA
- a CDS encoding type II secretion system protein → MSTKLNIINNKGFTLIEIIASIAILGMVITVFLPIFPQILSWNEKTDDELVASNLLGQAVHDIKENYKKTGTIPELDYTLNNETYNVTVELSQTGDEADLGLQRVHITIISQNGTELSDTYSYLSQEGVADE, encoded by the coding sequence TTGTCTACTAAATTAAATATAATAAATAATAAAGGATTCACTCTAATAGAAATTATAGCATCAATTGCCATTTTAGGAATGGTTATCACTGTTTTTTTACCGATTTTTCCACAGATTCTTTCCTGGAATGAAAAGACAGATGACGAACTGGTGGCAAGTAATCTACTGGGTCAGGCTGTTCATGATATAAAAGAAAACTATAAAAAGACGGGAACGATACCGGAACTTGACTATACCTTAAACAATGAGACATATAACGTAACTGTTGAATTAAGTCAAACAGGTGATGAAGCAGACTTGGGATTGCAGCGGGTTCATATTACAATTATTTCACAGAATGGCACGGAGTTGAGCGATACATATTCATACCTTAGCCAAGAGGGTGTGGCCGATGAATAG
- a CDS encoding GspE/PulE family protein, producing the protein MIARKRLGDLLQDAGLVSEDQINETLQNKKENQKLGDALLERGFITERQLIEVLEFQLGIPHVSLYRYPIDRNVLGYVPKEMAQQNYILPLKFQDNELLLAMKDPMDYYIIDDLEMATGFSISPVIAAKDDILYAINKYYFKNESEMTIEGTNDGDEGSIISVLNQLLNTGIQLKASDIHIDPQEANVQVRYRIDGRLKTEKIIPKQMQNSLISRIKILADLNITETRLPQDGRIKTTVGVTPVDLRISCLPTVHGEKIVIRILDLTNALMQLSELNFSGENYKKYKQLITQPTGLVLLTGPTGSGKTSTLYASINQLNSESVNIITVEDPVEFQLEGINQVQVNSSVGLTFANGLRSILRQDPNVIMVGEIRDQETAEIAIRSSLTGHLVFSTVHTNSAIDTIPRLIDMGIEPYLVVSSLSGVVAQRLVRKLCRDCLTERKPTKMEKEIFKKNGIEAEHVYYGKGCSACHHQGYHGRIAVQEVLVVDDTIKSMLLNNKSIAEIRSYATEQGMDFLIHDGLKKMKEGLTSMEEIMQVSIHV; encoded by the coding sequence ATGATTGCACGTAAACGTCTCGGAGACCTGCTTCAGGATGCCGGCCTTGTATCGGAAGATCAAATTAATGAAACACTGCAAAATAAAAAGGAAAACCAGAAGCTTGGAGATGCATTACTTGAGCGGGGATTTATTACGGAACGGCAGTTAATTGAAGTATTGGAGTTTCAGCTTGGAATTCCACATGTGTCTTTATATCGCTATCCAATAGATAGGAATGTTCTTGGGTATGTGCCAAAGGAAATGGCACAGCAAAACTACATTTTGCCACTAAAGTTTCAAGATAATGAGTTGTTACTGGCAATGAAAGACCCAATGGATTATTACATTATTGATGATTTAGAAATGGCGACAGGATTCAGTATTTCACCAGTGATTGCGGCAAAAGATGATATTTTATATGCAATCAATAAATATTATTTTAAAAATGAATCTGAAATGACAATAGAAGGTACGAATGATGGGGATGAAGGATCAATAATCAGCGTACTTAACCAGTTATTGAATACAGGCATTCAATTAAAGGCCAGTGACATACATATTGATCCACAAGAGGCAAATGTTCAAGTCCGGTATCGTATTGATGGACGATTAAAGACTGAAAAAATAATACCAAAACAAATGCAGAATTCGTTGATTTCCCGTATTAAAATTCTCGCCGACTTGAATATTACTGAAACAAGACTGCCTCAGGACGGCAGAATAAAAACAACTGTTGGTGTTACACCGGTTGATTTACGAATATCATGTCTGCCAACTGTTCACGGTGAAAAGATTGTAATACGTATTTTGGATTTGACCAATGCACTTATGCAATTAAGTGAATTAAATTTTTCCGGGGAAAATTATAAAAAATACAAGCAGTTAATTACACAACCAACAGGTCTGGTATTGTTGACGGGACCAACAGGCTCCGGTAAAACATCGACATTGTACGCATCCATCAACCAATTGAATTCAGAAAGTGTGAATATAATTACCGTTGAAGATCCAGTGGAATTTCAGCTCGAAGGGATTAATCAAGTGCAGGTGAACAGTTCGGTGGGTCTCACATTTGCCAACGGATTACGTTCTATCTTAAGACAGGATCCGAATGTAATAATGGTTGGTGAGATCCGTGATCAGGAAACAGCAGAAATTGCTATCCGGTCTTCGCTGACAGGCCATCTCGTGTTCAGTACGGTCCATACAAACAGTGCAATTGACACGATACCACGATTAATTGATATGGGTATTGAGCCGTATTTGGTTGTTTCTTCGCTGTCAGGCGTTGTTGCACAACGGTTAGTGCGTAAATTATGCCGCGATTGTTTGACTGAAAGAAAGCCAACGAAAATGGAAAAGGAAATATTTAAAAAAAATGGAATTGAAGCTGAACACGTGTACTATGGGAAAGGTTGCAGTGCTTGTCATCATCAGGGATATCACGGAAGAATTGCGGTACAGGAAGTACTGGTAGTTGATGATACGATAAAAAGTATGCTGCTTAATAATAAATCGATTGCAGAAATTCGTTCTTATGCAACTGAACAAGGCATGGACTTCTTAATACATGATGGATTAAAGAAAATGAAAGAAGGATTGACTTCCATGGAAGAAATTATGCAGGTCTCAATTCATGTCTAG